From a region of the Rhipicephalus microplus isolate Deutch F79 chromosome X, USDA_Rmic, whole genome shotgun sequence genome:
- the LOC142777365 gene encoding uncharacterized protein LOC142777365, protein MKSGSSLDRSPRRAVYLWLEDSQNQHTTATVEKTNITAEKNRPIGYILQSDSGQKTALDSKPWAHTVLKTVCVGVCDACHPSLSSKQLQKDCARCEAVGTQQAGGCVRWRPQCLSSIASVEGAPQGVNKI, encoded by the exons ATGAAGTCTGGATcaagcctcgacaggtcaccacgccgcgctgtatatctgtGGCTTGAAGATAGTCAgaaccaacacacgacagcaacagtggAGAAGACCAATATTACGGCCGAGAAGAACAGGCcaatcggatatatacttcagtccgactcggggcagaaaacagcgctggattctaag ccgtgggcacacaccgtgttGAAGACTGTGTGCGTTGGCGTCTGCGacgcctgtcatccatctctttcgtcaaagcagcttcagaaggactgtgcgagatgtgaag cagtgggaacacaacaggcaggaggctgcgtgcgctggcgtccgcaatgcctgtcatctatcgcttccgtcgaaggagctccccaaggagtgaacaagatttga